A section of the Helicobacter jaachi genome encodes:
- a CDS encoding YdcH family protein, with protein sequence MFHEYRDEVTALKTHNAHFAKIFEEHNELDDRIKKIEDGEEVMSDMELEVLKKQKLRLKDEAYAMILEYRKSH encoded by the coding sequence ATGTTTCATGAGTATCGAGATGAGGTTACTGCTCTCAAGACGCACAACGCGCATTTTGCAAAGATTTTTGAGGAGCATAATGAGCTTGATGATAGGATTAAAAAAATTGAAGATGGGGAAGAGGTGATGAGCGATATGGAACTGGAGGTGCTAAAAAAGCAAAAGCTACGGCTCAAAGATGAAGCCTATGCGATGATTTTGGAATATCGCAAATCGCATTAG